Proteins encoded together in one Microcebus murinus isolate Inina chromosome 18, M.murinus_Inina_mat1.0, whole genome shotgun sequence window:
- the LOC109729485 gene encoding uncharacterized protein LOC109729485 encodes MVNSCGSVCSDQGCGQETCCQPSCSASSCCPPSCCQTTCCQTSCCRPTCCRPVCCQTTCRPSCGVSSCCRPVCCQTTCRPSCGVSSCCRPVCCQTTCRPSCGVSSCCRPVCCQTTCRPSCGVSSCCRPVCCQTTCRPSCGVSSCCRPVCCQTTCRPSCGVSSCCRPVCCQTTCRPSCDVSSCCCPVYQTTCCGTTCSRPSCCETSC; translated from the coding sequence ATGGTCAACTCTTGTGGCTCCGTCTGCTCTGACCAGGGCTGTGGCCAAGAGACCTGCTGCCAACCCAGCTGCTCTGCGTCCAGCTGCTGCCCCCCATCCTGCTGTCAGACTACCTGCTGCCAGACCTCTTGCTGCCGCCCCACCTGCTGCCGCCCAGTCTGCTGTCAGACCACCTGCCGCCCCAGCTGTGGTGTGTCCAGCTGCTGCCGCCCAGTCTGCTGTCAGACCACCTGCCGCCCCAGCTGTGGTGTGTCCAGCTGCTGCCGCCCAGTCTGCTGTCAGACCACCTGCCGCCCCAGCTGTGGTGTGTCCAGCTGCTGCCGCCCAGTCTGCTGTCAGACCACCTGCCGCCCCAGCTGTGGTGTGTCCAGCTGCTGCCGTCCAGTCTGCTGTCAGACCACCTGCCGCCCCAGCTGTGGTGTGTCCAGCTGCTGCCGCCCAGTCTGCTGTCAGACCACCTGCCGCCCCAGCTGTGGTGTGTCCAGCTGCTGCCGCCCAGTCTGCTGTCAGACCACCTGTCGCCCCAGCTGTGATGTGTCCAGCTGCTGCTGCCCAGTCTATCAGACCACCTGCTGTGGTACAACTTGCAGTCGCCCAAGCTGCTGTGAAACCTCTTGTTGA